Below is a genomic region from Miscanthus floridulus cultivar M001 chromosome 1, ASM1932011v1, whole genome shotgun sequence.
GTGTTGGTTGGgggggtgtgtgtgtgtttgggCTCAGTTTagttccaatttttttttttttttggtaaaatggatacggtagcgttttcgttgttatttgataattagtgtttaatcatagtctaattaggcttaaaagattcgtctcgtggatttcgtgtaaactgtgtaattagttttattttttatttatatttaatacttcgtatgcgtccaaagattcgatgtgacaaaaaatcttaaaaaatttgatGTTTTGGAATGGAACTAAACAGACCCGTTGGAGATTTTTTCCTCCGGGGGAAGTGGATAGAGTCGCAGCGCTCTCTCTCCGGACTCCCGAGCGGGCTGAGCCTGACCAACCTGTCCGCCGTGGCTTCGGTTCAGTTAAAAAGACACTTCCGTTCCTTTCCTATTGGGTCCTCCTCTCTCACCAGCACGCCGCCGCACGCAACTTGCGACAGGTCAACATCGCGGCGGCATCTCTCATCCAGTCACCCCCAGCGGCCCAGCGACTGCTGTTCCATGGCGGAAGGCGACGGCGCCGGCGCGGCGGCGACGGGGAAGCTCGCGGAGCTCCCCAGCGGCGCCGAGAAGGGGCTCCCCAGGAGGGGCAAGGTGAGCACTTCGTCCTCCAACGCCTGATTCCAGATTGGCAGAAAAGCCGAGGGTTTGGGAGCGGAGTCCTCGTTTCCTCCGATATGAAACCTAGCGGAGGTGGTGAGGTGCAGGATCCGAGCTCGTTTTCAATATCCATGGCGGCGCTACCGCCGCGAGGTAGTTGCCGGGAAGGGGCGGCGGTTATCCCCATCCTCACTAAAGTTGGATATAGTAGTTCGGAAATCTGATCCTGAATCAATCTTTGGTACAAATTTCTCAGTCATAAGCACTGAAGTCATTTAGCTACCACAATCTAAGGTTGGGCTTGGGCAGAAAGAGACATGACGGCTGCAATGTCTTGTTGAAGATCTCAGCATGCCCACTAAAAAGAAGTCCTCAGCATACTGAACTATAGTGTGTTGTAAGTACTGCATATAGTCACCATGTTGAACTGTTCTGGTGGCCATCAATGCTGTTAAATTATGTTGCTGGATATCCTTAATGTAAGAGGGACATTTCGGTTGCCAAAATGTTGCATTTACAGGAAATGAATGGCGAGATATTATCCAATTCCACTAAAAGTGACATTCAACTATTGTGCTCTTTTCGATGTTCACTGTTGGAGTGCTAAAAAGCTTGTCATCCATTTTGTCATGTACTATTTTTGTTTCATTCTAACCAATTATTGTGCTTGCTTTAAACAGATAGAAAAAATAATATGTGCAATCTATATTTATTTCTGCGAATGTCTATGCTAGTTGTATGATAAAAACTTATTTTTTGCAGGCTTCTTCCGGGAGGACATTAAACACTGCACAAATTTCGCTTGTTGCAAGCCATCCAGATGTGTATGAGCCATGTGATGATTCCTTTGCCCTTGTTGATGCACTACTCTCAGACAAAGCACAGCTTTTGACGCTACAGCCAAGGTTATGTATGGAGGTTGGGTCCGGCAGTGGTTATGTCATCACCTCTCTTGCAATCATGCTCAGGCAGTTAGGCTCTGGAGCCCAGTACCTAGCAACTGACATCAACCAACATGCTGCTGAGACAACTCAAGCGACCCTTGAAGCTCATGGGGTGCATGCAGATGTAATTGTTACTGATATTGTGTCTGGTCTTGATAAACACCTTGCTGGTATGGTTGATGTGGCAGTTGTTAACCCTCCTTATGTGCCAACTCCTGTGGAAGAAGTTGGATGCAAAGGCATTGCTTCGTCTTGGGCAGGCGGTTTGAACGGGCGCCAAGTGATAGACAGGATCCTTCCTGCTGTGCGTGAGATGCTATCGGAAAGAGGGTGGCTGTACATGGTGGCCCTCGAAGATAATGATCCTTCAGATATATGCCATCTGATGAGCGAGATGGGGTATGCATCGCGCGTTGTGTTGAAGAGGTGTACTGAGGAGGAGAGCCTTTATGTTTTCAAGTTCTGGCGAGATCCGCATGCTGTTTCCAGTGCGTCTCCTAAATCTTCAGGCTCTGAGTCATGGTTTTCTCAGTTGCCATTCAAATCCCTTTGGCACAAGAACTCGTAGCATTTCATGGCCTTGCCAGTTCGGAGTCTTCATCAGCTCCAAAATATAGCAAGAAGTCTTTTGCAAATTTGAGATGCCAGTATTTTTAGATGTGTTCGAATGAAATGTTACTGTTGGTTTCTAACTGCCTCAGACGCTCAGAGTGCAAGAATCATTCTAGCCTGATTAGTTTAAGGCGCAAACGAAACTTGTCCTTGCCAGAAAGTACTGAACCTTTTTATTCTGGTAGCTTAAATTGTTACCTTATGTTCTCTTCGTGTGTATATACATATTCTACGTTGCTACTATGGATTCTTTATCTTGCTGCATTTGGAATTTGTGTTTTCTGTACCAATTATTGCGTTTAAATGATTATTTAAAGATGAGAGGAAAAGAAGATTTGGGCTGCTTTTTTCTTTAACCCTGTATATGAGATCAGTTATAGAAAACTAATATCTGGCGCATGATCTTCAACTGATTTAGACGGCCACATACCAAATGAAAACGAAACGAGTACATTATTTGGTCCTTGTTACCCTGAGATACTTTCAGTTTTTTTGCTCTCTTTTTTGTGTGCTGTATTTCTGTGTGATTACAATATTAACTTAACAGTTTAACACCTCTTATTTGAATTTCACAATTCTGGGTACAAAGTAGGTTTTGAAACTAAAATAATAGAGTGTAAAGGTCTTTAAACTTACGAGTAATAACTTCTTCAAATCGTAAAAAGAAAACTTTAACTTCTTCATCAGTAGTCTAAACTGACAGAAAACAAAAATGGACTTGGAATATACATTCGTGGGCTATGGGTCTGGGCCAGAAGGCTACGCAGGCCAAAAGCCCAAAATCCATTCACACGCATGCCCATGGGGACCTGAGCCCGGCCATCCTGGCTGGCCTTGTTCGTCTCGCCGGCTTCATCCTCCTCCGCAACGGCGGCTGCGGGCTGCGAGCGACGAAGGTCAGTTGCGGAGCCACTCGTTCCCGTCCCAGCGACCCAGCCTGTGGTGAGGCTCCGACGGAGCGCTCGCCTGCGGAGAAAGGAGAGATCCGGCGCTGTGTCCAGTCGACCGTccatggaggcggcggcgggccgCAAGCGCGCGTACAGCATCATCGTGCCCACCTACAACGAGCGCCTCAACGTCGCCCTCATCGTCTACCTCATCTTCAAGCACCTCCCGTAAGCAACgcccagctccctctctcccgtCCGGCGCTGATCTGTCTCTCTCCGTTGCGCCTTTTGCTGCTACGGTTGCGTCGAGATCTTCAGTGGTGAACGTTGTCGGATTCGATTTCACTAGATTAGATGTCATTCGGTTGCGTGCGTCATCTGGATCGTTTAGATTAATAACCTACTTAACAAGAACCGACCTGATCTGAATATGTGAATTTAACTGCCGATATCTGTTTAGGTGTTACCTTGCTCTGAGATCCAACTGCAGGCACATGTGAATCATAAAGTAGAATCACTTGTTACTCCATTATGCGTCCAAGTAGATGACATAgattctttatgttccctctttgttGCAATTCGAACTCTGTTATGCGGACATTAACCAGCCCTCCCTTGAGCTCTGCTTGCACATCTTACAGTATATAGTTGCAGAGTTCTAATGATGCCAGTACTGTTGAAGTGGTCGCTatccacttttttttttcttcctgaGAACAAGAACTGAAACAATTTTCTAGTGCTATTTTGCCAACATTTGAGCTAGAATTTGCTTCTTGTTTATCAAGTCTTGAACTGTCATAGTGGCAACCAGTTTTCCTTTTTACTTGTGTATTTTGGCCATACAGGTCATAGATACCCTTCATTCTAGTGCTGCCCTGCTGGGCGGGCCTAATTCAATCCATCACACAaaaaaacttgaaaaacttttatGAGTTCATCGGATATGTCAAATGGGTCATGAGAAGCTCTCCTGCTTGGATATCAAATGCACTATTAGGTATTACAACTTGCAACTGTTGGCTTGTTGTGTGTCCCTTTTCTTAGAATGTCACCATGCGCTACATGGCCATTATTTAACTTCCATTGTTTGCTGGAAGCTTGTTActgtggtggaaaggaaaaaattGTTACATTCATATAGATATGTTGCCAACTTCTTACATATTATATAACCTGATTTGACATTTTTTTACCCCAGGGATGTGAACTTTGAGATCATTATTGTGGATGATGGTAGTCCAGATGGAACTCAGGACATTGTAAAACAACTGCAGCAAGTATATGGGGAAGATTTTGTTGTAAGTATATGCTCCTCGTCCACTTGAAGTTTTTGTACATGTGGTGTTAATCTGTTTATTCAgtgtaatggcttaatgcattgTCTTTAACCTGACATGATGCCAGCTACTGCGAGCTAGGCCAAGGAAGCTAGGACTTGGTGAGTTTAGACATCTGACTTCAATTTTTTACTGAAATTATTCTCCCACTTATATTATGTAGCATCTGGAAATATCCAGGTACTGCATATTTACATGGATTAAAGCATGCCTCAGGGGAATTTGTCGTTATCATGGATGCGGACCTATCTCACCATGTATAAATCTTTCACCTTTTCTTCTTTCTGTTACTACTTTTGTTATGTTTGCTATTTACAGTATTGTTCTTCCTAGCTTACTAACTATTTTCCCACTCTGAACAGCCAAAATACTTGCCAAGCTTTATTAGGTATGAATCATATCTCTGAAGATATAAAGAGTTATTGGGTTTCTACTACATGTTATTTTACAGATATTAGTCCGCATCCTCAAATCTATTTTTTTAGTGCATATAATTCTCGGTCCAATTTGTTCTCAAAATATCTTTAGCGACAAAAAAATAATGGTGTCACAGTTGTTGAATCCAATAgctgaaaacaca
It encodes:
- the LOC136493782 gene encoding uncharacterized protein codes for the protein MAEGDGAGAAATGKLAELPSGAEKGLPRRGKASSGRTLNTAQISLVASHPDVYEPCDDSFALVDALLSDKAQLLTLQPRLCMEVGSGSGYVITSLAIMLRQLGSGAQYLATDINQHAAETTQATLEAHGVHADVIVTDIVSGLDKHLAGMVDVAVVNPPYVPTPVEEVGCKGIASSWAGGLNGRQVIDRILPAVREMLSERGWLYMVALEDNDPSDICHLMSEMGYASRVVLKRCTEEESLYVFKFWRDPHAVSSASPKSSGSESWFSQLPFKSLWHKNS